The Idiomarina loihiensis L2TR genomic sequence ACCAAAATCTCCCGCCGCTTCACCATCTGCATCAAGAGTCGAGCTCACATCAACAACTTCAGAGCGCCGGCCTTTTGAAATTGTAGCGAACCAATTGTTATTGTCGTTCAACTTATAAAGAATATTAAAGCGAGGCAACCATGCGTCTGAACTGTTACTAGCAGTGAACACTTCTCCATCCGTTGAAACAGTCGGCAACAAGGTTTGTGTTGGAAGGCCCAGCAAAGGCAGCAATTGGCTGTTCGGCATGGTCGCAGCAAAGCCACTTTCACGATCTTCTGAAACATAGCGGATACCCGCAGCAACTTCGGTTTTATCGTTTAACTGGTAAGTAAAATCGACAAAAGCCGACCAGGACTCATTGTCACCAAAGTTTGTAAACTCGCCTGCGTATGGAATTTCCTGCAAAGCGCCACCTGTTAATACCGGCGTTAACTGATTAACCGAACCATCAGCATTAATACAAGGTAAGCCACTTGGCAAAGCACCAGCACAGTTCAGGAAAATAGATTCTTCTGTGCTAAACGGCACACGTTGGCTGCCGTCTTCTGTGAAGTAATTTATGCCCCACAGCATTAAGAGGTTATCGCCGGCGTAATTAAAGCGAAACTCCTGACTGAACTGGTCACCTTCTGCATCTTCCCCAAACTCCAGGAACCATGCCTGGGTGCCGTCTGCGTCGAACACTTCCAGTGAGTCGAAGCTGCGATAACCACTCACCGAGGTAAAGCTTAAGCGCGGGCTAATAGTCCAGTCTACGGTTAAATTAATGTCATCGACGGTTCTGTCCAGACCCAGCTTTTCACGGCCTAATACCGAGGCCGAGTAAGGGCTACCTGTCATTTCAACAAAACTGTAGGGGCTGGTGTCGCCGCCGGTCGGCGCGAAAATGCCATTCTTAAAGGAGGTTCCGGTATCTTCGTTTTTCTCATAGCTGTAAATTAAGTCAGCGGTCACCGCATCGCTGGGCTGAAAGCGAAGAGAACCACGCAAGGCTTGCCTGTCAATACCGTTCATGTCGTCCTGACCCGGCGCAATGTTCTCAATAAACCCGTCGCGTTCGCGGTAACTGAACGCCAGCCGTCCACTGACTAACTCGCTACCACCATTAATGAAACCACCCAGTCGTTTCTGAGATTCATTTCCTGCACCAGCGCTTAGCTCGGCGGAGAAGCCAGGCTCTGGCTTACGAGTTATGACACTAATGGCGCCAACCGATGCAGCCGTACCAAATAACGTTGCCTGCGGGCCTTTAACCACCTCAACACGCTCTATATCAAACAGTTCAAAGTAGGAGCCACGTGAGCGTGAGACATCCACTCCGTTGTAATAAACCGACACCCGCGGAGATGCCTGAGCCGAACCGCTGTCCGAGGTAATGCCACGAATAACAAAACCAGGGTTGTTCGGGCTTTGTTCCTGAATAACCAAACCCGGAGTCAGATCGGAAATCATATCCAGTTCGTTTAAGCCCAGCTCGTCCAGACGGCTTCCTTCAAACGCACTGATACTGGCAGGCACATCATTAATAGACTGCACACGCTTTTGTGCAGTCACTTCAATTCGCTCAAGTTCATCTGAGGTGTCCTGTTGCGCAAAAGCAACCGGCGCACTTAACGCACAAAGCGCAGCAACAACAGAGTTTAATACTTTATTTATTGGGAACGGTAATGCCGATGTTTTCTTATAAGTAGTCATAACCCTTAAAACCTTAATGTGAGTGGTTAACGCGTTAACGCCGGGCTAATGTACTGAGGTCAGTTGACGATACGATGACGAATAAATGACGCATTTGTTGCTAATCTGTCAATTTTGTTGAGCCGCCTTATAAATACTTGTATGGTCTCTAGTCCTTTATATTTAAAAACATTAAAGCGGGTGGTATTACTTGATAAAGCTTCCTCCAAAACTGGCAGTCTGCGGGCTTATTATTTTCTGCCTGACTTATTCTCATGCCTCTGCTGGTGACAACTCTTTGCAGCAAGTGTCTTTCCAGTCAGTGCTCGAACTGCCTTCCGGCAGCTCCGATAACAGCTACAGTTACGGGTCTCACCCCTCCCAGTTTATTCAGTACTGGAATGCACCAAAGCAGTCAGGCACGGCCGCAAATGTGATTTTTATTCACGGTGGTTGCTGGCTAAAAGAATACGATATTACTCACACCAACCCGGCAAGCAGCGCAATGAGAAAAGCGGGTTTTAATGTCTGGTCTGTTGAATATCGCCGTTTGGGCGAGCAAGGCGGAGAGTGGCCAGCGAGTCTCAATGACGTGAAAACCGCAATTCGCTTTATACAGCAAAAGCTCAATAACCAGCCGGTAGCGGTTATGGGCCACTCTGCCGGTGGACACCTCGCACTTCTGGCTACCACCCGGAATACGCCCTCGGCTGAAAGTATAAACGCAGTTATTGGTCTGGCCGCCATTACTAATATGGTCAGTTACACTCAGGCGCAAGGCAGTTGTAACCGCGCCGCCAGCAACTTAATGAAAACAGCTTACACCAGCGAAGAAGACTATCGTGCTGCCAGCCCAACAGCACAAAAGCTCCACGCCAACACTTGGCTGATGCAGGGTACCAAAGACAAAATTGTCCCCATGAGCCAAACCGCTGATATCAACGTAAAAAAAGAACAACTAGAAGGCGCAGGTCATTTTGATTTGATACACCCGAATTCCTCCGCGTGGGAAGCCATTATTCAGCGACTGAACAAAGAGCTAAAACCATGAACCTCACTGACATAAGAGAACTCGACAACATTGACCCCTTTGCCCGGCACCGTAAACAATTTCAGTTGCCGGTTAATAAGGTTTATCTGGATGGTAACTCGTTGGGTGCCATGACCAAAGCAACGGCAACCCGCTTACAGCAGGTTATCCAGCAGCAGTGGTCGCAGGATCTTATCAGTAGCTGGAACGAGCATAACTGGATTAATTTGCCGCAACATGTCGGCGAAAAAATTGCCCGCCTGATAGGCGCAGCACCAGAGCAGACTATTTGCTGTGACTCAATATCGGTGAATTTATTTAAGGCGCTGGCAGCGGCACTGTCACTGGCTCAAAGCCATGACTCTGAGCGCAACATAGTGCTATCCACCAAAGACAACTTCCCGACAGACTTATACATGGTGCAGGGAATTTCACAGTTTGTTGGTGAACACCGTTGTCAGCTAAAGCTGGTTGATGAAAACGAGCTGGAGCAACAGATTGACGATAAAACCGCAATAGTTTTAGCAACTGAAGTGAATTTCAGAACCGGAAGACGGCTTGACGCTAAACAAC encodes the following:
- a CDS encoding alpha/beta hydrolase family protein — protein: MIKLPPKLAVCGLIIFCLTYSHASAGDNSLQQVSFQSVLELPSGSSDNSYSYGSHPSQFIQYWNAPKQSGTAANVIFIHGGCWLKEYDITHTNPASSAMRKAGFNVWSVEYRRLGEQGGEWPASLNDVKTAIRFIQQKLNNQPVAVMGHSAGGHLALLATTRNTPSAESINAVIGLAAITNMVSYTQAQGSCNRAASNLMKTAYTSEEDYRAASPTAQKLHANTWLMQGTKDKIVPMSQTADINVKKEQLEGAGHFDLIHPNSSAWEAIIQRLNKELKP
- a CDS encoding TonB-dependent receptor, which encodes MTTYKKTSALPFPINKVLNSVVAALCALSAPVAFAQQDTSDELERIEVTAQKRVQSINDVPASISAFEGSRLDELGLNELDMISDLTPGLVIQEQSPNNPGFVIRGITSDSGSAQASPRVSVYYNGVDVSRSRGSYFELFDIERVEVVKGPQATLFGTAASVGAISVITRKPEPGFSAELSAGAGNESQKRLGGFINGGSELVSGRLAFSYRERDGFIENIAPGQDDMNGIDRQALRGSLRFQPSDAVTADLIYSYEKNEDTGTSFKNGIFAPTGGDTSPYSFVEMTGSPYSASVLGREKLGLDRTVDDINLTVDWTISPRLSFTSVSGYRSFDSLEVFDADGTQAWFLEFGEDAEGDQFSQEFRFNYAGDNLLMLWGINYFTEDGSQRVPFSTEESIFLNCAGALPSGLPCINADGSVNQLTPVLTGGALQEIPYAGEFTNFGDNESWSAFVDFTYQLNDKTEVAAGIRYVSEDRESGFAATMPNSQLLPLLGLPTQTLLPTVSTDGEVFTASNSSDAWLPRFNILYKLNDNNNWFATISKGRRSEVVDVSSTLDADGEAAGDFGLIPAEVIWNYETGLKGNLTENRVRYSASVFYQDYSDFQVTLQDDSGNFYTANAGSATNFGVETEINANLGAGIELFGHLAYLDAKIDDDSTNGSLAGNRFRLQPEWTSSLGVIYEAALSSQYALRGSVVGTYRSEVFFEPENAPVAGLDISQDSVSLVNASLGLYNDSADWSLALKATNLFDKEYLVDAGNTGGSFGNPTFISGPPRLFYLEFTKKFGM